The stretch of DNA GAATTTATTGATGCTCCTGTAGCAGGAAGTACGAAACCAGCAGCAGAAGGAACACTGATCATTATGGTAGGTGGTGAAGAAAAAGATCTTCAGCGGGCAGAACCATATTTAGAAAAGATGGGAAAGACCATTAAACACCTGGGAGGAAACGGTAAAGGAATTGCAGCTAAGTTATCCGTTAATTATTTTATTTCAACGCTTTATCAGGGGCTGGCTGAAACGATACTATTTTCAGATAAACTAGGTATCGAACGAAAGGAGATGCTTGACATCATTAATGAAAGTGCCAGCGGAAGCGGAGCTACAAAAGTAAAAACACCTTTATTAGTTAATAATGAATATGAACCTGCCTTTGCTTTGGACCTGATGTTGAAAGATATTCTTTTGGCTAATAAGGCGGGAGCAGATTATCCTCTATCCAAGACTTTGATAGAAACCTATCAGGCTGCCCATGATGCAGGACTTGGAAACGATGATGTCATTGGGATTATCAATTACCTGAAAAAATAATATCATATGGATACAGATACGGCAATTTTCAAAGGAGACCTCTGGACTGCTAAGAAAGTGGGAACTACCTATATCGTTAGTGTAAAAAATAAATCCAGTATTCTGGAGGCATTGACTGATTTTGTAAAAAACCAGAAAATCCAGTCCGGTGAAGTAACGGGAATCGGAGCGGTAAGCGAGGCAACACTGCGTTTTTTTCAACCGTCAACAAAACAATATGTAGATAAAACTTTCCATGAACAAATGGAAGTATCCAATATCTCAGGAAATGTTTCACAGGCAGAGGGGCAACCACTACTCCATTTGCATATTACTTTGGGCAGAGAAGACTATACCCCTTTGGCAGGACATCTTTTAGATGCTAAAATACGAGGTGCCGGAG from Chryseobacterium piperi encodes:
- a CDS encoding PPC domain-containing DNA-binding protein, which codes for MDTDTAIFKGDLWTAKKVGTTYIVSVKNKSSILEALTDFVKNQKIQSGEVTGIGAVSEATLRFFQPSTKQYVDKTFHEQMEVSNISGNVSQAEGQPLLHLHITLGREDYTPLAGHLLDAKIRGAGEFIFYPLDAKMIKAKDEEAGINLYDFKK
- a CDS encoding NAD(P)-dependent oxidoreductase; amino-acid sequence: MEQEKLGFIGLGNMGHPMAKNLEKAGFPLSVYNRTIEKAEDFKAKSAVFNTVSELVKNSDVIFTMLTNDAAVRAVYEEIFSTDIHGKLFVDMSTISPEASNDIASAVKIKEAEFIDAPVAGSTKPAAEGTLIIMVGGEEKDLQRAEPYLEKMGKTIKHLGGNGKGIAAKLSVNYFISTLYQGLAETILFSDKLGIERKEMLDIINESASGSGATKVKTPLLVNNEYEPAFALDLMLKDILLANKAGADYPLSKTLIETYQAAHDAGLGNDDVIGIINYLKK